The Carassius auratus strain Wakin chromosome 5, ASM336829v1, whole genome shotgun sequence genome includes a window with the following:
- the LOC113082685 gene encoding hemoglobin subunit beta-2-like, translating into MVEWTDFERTTIQNIFSKMNYDLVGQQALARCLIVYPWTQRYFGNFGNLYNAAAIMGNPMVAAHGKVVLHGLDRAVKNMDNIKAEYAELSVLHSEKLHVDPDNFKLLGDCLTVVCAAQLGAAFTPEVQAAFQKFLAVVISSLQRQYH; encoded by the exons ATGGTTGAGTGGACAGATTTTGAGAGGACCACCATCCAGAACATCTTCTCCAAGATGAACTACGACCTCGTTGGTCAGCAAGCTCTGGCAAG ATGTCTGATCGTTTACCCTTGGACCCAGAGGTACTTCGGCAACTTTGGAAACCTGTACAATGCCGCTGCCATCATGGGAAACCCCATGGTTGCTGCTCACGGTAAAGTCGTGCTGCATGGCCTTGATAGAGCCGTGAAGAACATGGACAACATCAAAGCCGAATATGCTGAACTGAGCGTGCTGCACTCCGAGAAGCTCCACGTGGATCCTGACAACTTCAAG CTTTTGGGTGACTGTCTGACCGTCGTCTGTGCTGCACAGCTGGGTGCTGCCTTCACCCCTGAGGTCCAGGCCGCTTTCCAGAAGTTCCTCGCCGTCGTGATCTCCTCCCTTCAAAGACAGTACCACTAG